The Ruminococcus bovis genome includes a region encoding these proteins:
- the gmk gene encoding guanylate kinase encodes MNNKGLLIIYSVFRVGKGTIMKEMLKKEDNFRLSVSATTRAPRPGEVNGREYYFISKEEFEEMIKNDEFFEYAQYSDNYYGTPKKPVEEMLEKGLDVFLEIEVQGGLQMMDKRPDALSIFIVPPSLEELESRLRGRNTETEEVIEKRLSAVEFEKQFVPKYDVKVVNDKVEDAVNQVIDIVKKEKEKRNN; translated from the coding sequence ATGAATAACAAAGGGCTACTTATTATTTATTCGGTTTTCCGAGTAGGTAAGGGAACAATTATGAAGGAAATGCTAAAGAAAGAAGATAATTTCCGACTATCTGTTTCTGCTACTACAAGAGCTCCAAGACCGGGAGAAGTAAACGGTAGAGAATATTACTTCATTTCTAAAGAAGAATTTGAAGAAATGATTAAGAATGATGAGTTCTTTGAATATGCTCAGTATTCTGATAATTACTACGGAACACCTAAGAAACCTGTTGAAGAAATGCTGGAAAAAGGTCTTGATGTATTTCTTGAAATCGAAGTTCAAGGTGGACTTCAAATGATGGATAAGCGACCTGATGCACTTAGTATCTTTATTGTGCCACCATCATTAGAAGAACTTGAATCTCGACTTCGTGGCAGAAATACCGAAACCGAAGAGGTTATCGAGAAGCGTCTTTCAGCAGTAGAATTTGAAAAGCAGTTTGTTCCAAAATATGATGTTAAGGTTGTTAATGACAAGGTTGAAGATGCAGTAAACCAAGTTATTGATATAGTAAAAAAAGAGAAAGAAAAAAGAAATAATTAA
- a CDS encoding DUF370 domain-containing protein, producing the protein MKLINIGFGNLVNSSRIISVVSPDSAPIKRIVQDSKQKSMLIDATYGRRCKAVIITDSDHVVLSAISPETIGNRLEGEQSDE; encoded by the coding sequence ATGAAACTTATTAATATTGGATTTGGTAATTTAGTTAATTCAAGCAGAATCATATCTGTAGTCAGTCCTGATTCTGCTCCTATAAAAAGAATTGTTCAGGATAGTAAACAGAAAAGTATGCTTATTGATGCTACTTATGGTAGAAGATGTAAAGCAGTTATTATTACAGACAGTGACCATGTTGTACTTTCTGCTATTTCTCCTGAAACAATAGGTAACAGATTGGAGGGTGAACAAAGCGATGAATAA
- a CDS encoding YebC/PmpR family DNA-binding transcriptional regulator encodes MSGHNKWSTIKQKKGKNDAARAKVFTKIGRELIVAIRDGGSADPNVNSKLRDCIAKAKAANVPNDNIERIIKKAASSNEGDNYESVTYEGYGPSGIAVIVEALTDNRNRTAGEVRHYFDKFGGNMGTPGCVGFMFSKKGVLVVEREDFDKDEDTVMEEALEAGASDFEADEDIFTIYTEPDDFSAIRDDLAAKGYEFVSAEVEEVPSTYTKIEDEETKAKMQKMLDMFEENDDIQNVWHNWEMD; translated from the coding sequence ATGTCAGGACATAATAAATGGAGTACCATTAAGCAGAAAAAAGGCAAAAATGATGCTGCCAGAGCAAAGGTATTTACAAAGATTGGTAGAGAACTTATTGTTGCTATTCGTGACGGTGGTTCTGCTGACCCTAATGTAAACTCAAAACTTCGTGATTGTATTGCTAAGGCTAAGGCTGCTAATGTTCCTAATGACAACATTGAAAGAATTATTAAAAAGGCTGCATCTTCTAATGAAGGTGACAACTATGAATCTGTTACATATGAGGGTTACGGCCCATCAGGTATTGCTGTAATTGTTGAAGCTCTTACAGATAACAGAAACAGAACTGCAGGTGAAGTTCGTCACTACTTTGATAAGTTTGGTGGCAATATGGGTACACCGGGTTGTGTTGGTTTTATGTTCTCAAAGAAAGGTGTTCTTGTTGTTGAAAGAGAAGACTTTGACAAAGATGAAGACACTGTAATGGAAGAAGCTCTTGAAGCAGGTGCTTCTGACTTTGAGGCTGATGAAGACATCTTCACAATTTACACAGAGCCTGATGACTTCTCTGCTATTCGTGATGACCTTGCTGCTAAGGGTTATGAATTTGTATCTGCCGAAGTTGAAGAAGTACCATCAACATACACAAAGATTGAAGATGAAGAAACTAAGGCTAAGATGCAGAAAATGCTGGATATGTTTGAAGAAAATGATGACATTCAGAATGTTTGGCATAACTGGGAAATGGACTAA